In a single window of the Papaver somniferum cultivar HN1 chromosome 8, ASM357369v1, whole genome shotgun sequence genome:
- the LOC113301274 gene encoding probable folate-biopterin transporter 2 — protein MVEEEEALPLDGNAHNKEIRETQKERGIKTRLWDFMLEPLYWFKMLAHELHWRFIFGVVIIYGMSQGLGGSLFNVSSDYYWKDVQKVQPSEAQVYSGVIGIPWIVKPLWGILTDVVPIAGYRRRPYFILAGLLGVASTLLLSLKKKVDVMFALLSMTAVSAGAAIADVTIDACAAENSMAHLSLAADIQSLCAFCSSIGQLVGFTISGFIVHQIGPKGVFGVLSIPFVLVSSVGILLKEQYVPNFAYKQVYQKFIDASKATFTTLKCGDVWRPCLYMYLSFALSLNIHEGMFYWITDPKAGPALSEESVGLMFSFGSIGSLLGLLLYQKVLKDYPYRGVLFWAQLLHGIIGMLDLILVLRLNLKLGVPDKYFVVLDEIVSKCTGRIKRMPLLVISSKLCPPGIEGTFFALLMSIDNFGSLTSSWGGGLLLHVLNVTRSKFTNLWLAILVRNIVRLLPLALLFLVPRSDPSSSILPAKITKAKEDEDVDKAGNIELVSLIGSTR, from the exons atggtggaagaagaagaagctctcCCACTTGATGGAAATGCTCATAACAAGGAAATTAGAGAAACACAAaaagagagaggaataaaaacAAGGTTATGGGATTTTATGTTGGAACCTCTTTATTGGTTTAAAATGCTTGCTCATGAACTGCATTGGCGTTTTATTTTTGGTGTTGTTATTATCTATGGAATGAGTCAGGGTTTAGGTGGAAGTTTGTTTAATGTTAGTTCTGATTATTACTGGAAAGATGTCCAGAAAGTTCAGCCATCTGAAGCACAAGTTTATTCTGGAGTTATTGGTATTCCCTGGATTGTTAAACCACTTTGGGGTATTCTCACTGATGTCGTTCCAATTGCTGGATATCGAAGACGACCCTACTTCATTTTAGCTG GTCTTCTTGGTGTGGCCTCCACACTCCTATTGTCACTCAAGAAAAAGGTGGATGTGATGTTTGCATTGCTATCTATGACGGCAGTGAGTGCTGGCGCAGCCATAGCAGATGTAACAATAGATGCCTGTGCAGCAGAGAATAGTATGGCGCACCTTTCCCTCGCAGCGGACATACAAAGCTTATGTGCATTTTGCTCTTCCATTGGACAGCTTGTCGGATTCACGATTAGTGGATTTATTGTTCATCAAATTGGCCCTAAG GGAGTGTTTGGAGTGCTGAGCATTCCTTTTGTTCTGGTTTCTTCGGTTGGAATTCTGCTCAAAGAACAGTATGTTCCCAATTTCGCCTACAAACAG GTATACCAGAAATTCATCGACGCCAGTAAAGCTACTTTTACAACATTAAAATGCGGGGATGTGTGGAGACCATGTCTTTATATGTACTTATCTTTTGCACTAAGCTTGAACATCCATGAAGGAATGTTCTATTGGATTACAGACCCGAAAGCTGGACCGGCGTTGTCGGAG GAAAGTGTTGGATTAATGTTTTCGTTTGGCTCAATAGGTTCCCTTCTTGGTTTGTTACTATACCAGAAAGTTCTCAAGGATTACCCATATCGTGGTGTACTTTTTTGGGCTCAATTGCTTCATGGTATCATTGGAATGCTGGATTTGATATTGGTATTGCGGTTGAACTTGAAACTGGGTGTGCCAGATAAATACTTTGTTGTGTTGGACGAAATTGTATCTAAATGTACTGGCCGTATAAAACGAATGCCTCTTCTTGTGATAAGTTCCAAGCTATGCCCCCCCGGTATCGAAGGCACTTTCTTTGCTTTGCTGATGTCTATCGACAATTTTGGTTCCCTCACATCATCATGGGGAGGAGGACTCCTACTTCATGTCTTAAATGTTACCCGGTCGAAGTTTACTAACTTGTGGCTTGCAATCTTAGTACGCAACATAGTAAGATTACTTCCATTGGCTCTGCTATTTTTGGTGCCCAGAAGTGATCCCTCCTCGTCAATTCTACCAGCCAAAATTACCAAagcaaaagaagatgaagacgttgACAAAGCTGGCAATATTGAACTTGTTTCCTTGATAGGCAGCACGCGGTGA
- the LOC113305586 gene encoding aspartyl protease family protein At5g10770-like: protein MIRFSIFYSCPYSDNSRVHYLQAKIKKQVPGKMVYSTKDEIPLYSGVKLLTLNYIITLQLGKRNMTVLVDTGSDLTWVQCEPCKLCYSQQDPILNPGLSRSYKSVARNSSSCQSLEGATGFAGVCGADQKNSCNYVVNYGDGSYTRGELGRERLYVGKTYVKDFVFGCGRNNKGLFGGASGILGLGRSNLSLISQTSKKFDGVFSYCLPSTEVDSSGSLTFGWDASVYKNSTPISYTKMISNPEPSTFYFLNLTSFSIGGVAIQAPGFATGRTLIDSGTVISRLVPSVYNALKTEFLTQFSGYPTAPSYSILDTCFNLSAYENVNIPTLNMHFEDTVNVNVDVLGMFYFAKDDASQVCLALASLSSEDEVGIIGNFQQRNLRIVYDTNIMFVFSTM from the coding sequence ATGATACGTTTTTCGATATTTTACTCTTGTCCATATAGTGACAATAGTAGGGTGCACTATCTGCAAGCAAAAATAAAGAAACAAGTTCCTGGCAAAATGGTTTACAGCACAAAAGACGAAATCCCATTGTATTCTGGAGTTAAACTTTTAACTCTGAACTACATTATTACACTTCAATTGGGTAAAAGGAATATGACGGTACTTGTGGATACAGGAAGCGATCTTACATGGGTTCAATGCGAACCTTGCAAATTATGTTACAGCCAGCAAGACCCTATCCTGAATCCAGGCCTCTCCCGTTCATACAAATCTGTTGCACGCAATTCATCCAGTTGCCAGTCTCTTGAAGGTGCAACTGGGTTTGCAGGAGTCTGTGGTGCCGATCAAAAAAATAGCTGCAATTATGTAGTAAACTATGGTGATGGATCCTATACTCGTGGTGAACTAGGACGAGAACGACTCTATGTCGGTAAAACTTATGTGAAAGATTTTGTCTTCGGATGTGGAAGAAACAATAAAGGACTATTCGGAGGAGCTTCTGGTATACTGGGTCTAGGAAGAAGCAATCTCTCACTAATTTCTCAAACTTCCAAAAAGTTCGATGGTGTTTTCTCTTACTGTTTGCCTTCAACTGAGGTTGATTCTTCGGGTTCTTTAACTTTCGGCTGGGATGCTTCTGTGTACAAGAATTCCACACCTATTTCTTACACTAAAATGATCTCAAACCCAGAACCCTctactttttattttctaaacCTTACTAGTTTTAGCATTGGAGGGGTGGCTATACAGGCTCCTGGGTTTGCTACAGGTAGAACCTTAATTGATTCAGGAACTGTGATTTCAAGACTTGTTCCATCAGTTTACAATGCTCTAAAAACTGAGTTCCTTACACAGTTCTCGGGGTATCCAACGGCACCAAGTTACTCAATATTAGATACTTGTTTTAACTTGTCAGCGTATGAAAATGTGAACATTCCTACACTGAATATGCATTTTGAAGATACTGTCAACGTAAACGTGGATGTGCTAGGTATGTTTTATTTTGCTAAAGATGATGCTTCTCAAGTTTGTTTAGCTCTTGCTAGTCTATCATCAGAAGATGAAGTTGGGATAATTGGAAACTTTCAGCAGAGGAATCTAAGGATTGTTTATGATActaacatcatgtttgttttttccactaTGTAG
- the LOC113301276 gene encoding prohibitin-3, mitochondrial-like — protein MANPQAVNFLTGLAKAAFSLGVGATSVNSSLYTVDGGQRAVLFDRFRGVLDETVGEGTHFLIPWLQTPYIFDIRTKPHTFSSVSGTKDLQMVNLTLRLLSRPEVPSLPSIFKTLGTEYDEKVLPSIGNEVLKAVVAQFNADQLLTERPHVSALVRESLIKRAKDFNIVLDDVAITHLSYGAEFSKAVEQKQVAQQEAERSKFVVMKAEQERRAAIIRAEGESDSAKLISDATAAAGMGLIELRRIEASREIASTLARSPNVSYLPGGNNILLGLNPGR, from the coding sequence ATGGCGAATCCACAGGCAGTGAACTTTCTCACAGGCTTAGCTAAAGCTGCATTTTCTCTCGGTGTTGGTGCTACATCAGTGAACTCATCTCTTTACACAGTTGACGGTGGTCAAAGAGCTGTTTTGTTTGATCGATTTAGGGGAGTTCTTGATGAAACAGTAGGAGAAGGAACTCATTTCTTGATTCCATGGTTACAAACACCTTACATATTTGATATTCGTACTAAACCCCATACTTTCTCATCAGTTTCTGGTACTAAAGATTTGCAGATGGTTAACCTAACCCTTCGTTTGTTATCTCGTCCTGAAGTACCATCTTTACCctcaattttcaaaaccctaggtaCTGAATACGATGAGAAAGTTTTACCCTCGATTGGTAATGAAGTATTGAAAGCTGTGGTTGCTCAATTTAATGCAGATCAGTTGCTTACTGAAAGACCTCATGTATCTGCTTTGGTTAGAGAGAGTTTGATCAAAAGAGCCAAGGATTTTAATATTGTTCTTGATGATGTTGCTATTACACATTTATCATATGGTGCTGAATTTTCTAAAGCTGTTGAACAAAAACAAGTTGCTCAACAAGAAGCTGAGAGATCTAAGTTTGTTGTTATGAAAGCTGAGCAAGAAAGGAGAGCTGCTATTATTAGGGCTGAAGGAGAAAGTGATTCCGCTAAGTTGATTTCTGATGCTACAGCTGCTGCTGGTATGGGATTGATTGAACTTAGGAGGATTGAAGCTTCAAGGGAGATTGCATCCACATTGGCTAGGAGTCCAAATGTTTCTTACCTTCCTGGTGGTAACAACATTCTTCTTGGGCTGAACCCAGGTCGTTGA